A genomic region of Antennarius striatus isolate MH-2024 chromosome 16, ASM4005453v1, whole genome shotgun sequence contains the following coding sequences:
- the mchr1b gene encoding melanin-concentrating hormone receptor 1, with product MDFAHILNSSSSLFSAPEDTEKERQHYNNVLMPSIFGAICLLGILGNGIVIYIIVKKTKFFSQQTVPDIFIFSLSIADLLFLLGMPFLIHQLVGNGSWCFGGTMCTVITALDSNSQIVSTYILTVMTLDCYLATVHPIRFKHVRTPFVARAAVALVWVLSLVSITPVWMYTGLMHLKDGSVSCALLLPDPATDTYWFTLYQFFLAFALPWVLICGFFFKILQNMSATVAPLPQQSLRLRTRKLTRMAVAICLAFFTCWAPYNILQLVHLGVQRPTFAFLYAYNIAISMGYANSCINPFIYIILSETFKRQTTTAFRLSHRGFRVAPALEEGSLCLRMAPDSLRLSQLHSSRELLPNTPPVTVAVH from the exons ATGGACTTCGCCCACATTTTGAATTCATCGTCCTCCTTATTCAGTGCGCCTGAGGATACGGAGAAAG AACGTCAGCATTACAACAATGTGCTCATGCCCAGCATCTTTGGTGCCATCTGTTTATTGGGGATCCTTGGAAATGGCATTGTAATCTACATCATTGTGAAGAAAACCAAGTTCTTCTCCCAGCAAACGGTACCAGACATATTTATCTTCAGCTTGTCCATTGCAgacctcctctttcttctcggCATGCCTTTTCTCATCCACCAGCTTGTGGGGAATGGATCCTGGTGCTTTGGTGGCACCATGTGTACAGTCATCACAGCGCTGGACTCTAACAGTCAGATTGTTAGTACCTACATCCTAACTGTGATGACTCTGGATTGCTATTTAGCTACCGTCCACCCTATCCGTTTCAAGCATGTTCGAACCCCCTTTGTGGCCAGGGCAGCAGTAGCTCTGGTGTGGGTGTTGTCTTTGGTTTCCATCACGCCGGTCTGGATGTACACAGGACTCATGCATCTCAAAGACGGCTCGGTCAGCTGTGCTCTCCTTCTGCCCGATCCAGCCACAGACACGTACTGGTTCACCCTCTACCAGTTCTTCTTGGCCTTCGCTCTCCCTTGGGTGCTCATTTGTGGGTTCTTCTTCAAGATTCTCCAAAACATGTCAGCCACAGTTGCTCCGCTACCCCAGCAAAGCCTGAGGTTGCGAACGAGAAAGTTGACCCGCATGGCGGTGGCCATATGCTTGGCGTTCTTCACCTGCTGGGCTCCCTACAACATTTTACAGTTGGTCCACCTTGGAGTACAAAGGCCCACCTTTGCCTTCCTGTACGCTTACAACATTGCTATCAGCATGGGCTATGCTAACAGCTGCATAAATCCATTTATCTACATTATATTAAGTGAAACATTTAAGAGACAGACCACCACTGCATTTCGGCTGTCCCACAGGGGTTTCAGAGTTGCCCCTGCCCTGGAAGAGGGCAGTTTGTGCTTGAGGATGGCTCCAGACAGCTTGCGTCTATCTCAGTTACACTCATCAAGAGAACTGCTTCCAAACACACCACCCGTCACAGTGGCTGTGCATTGA